Proteins from a single region of Pseudomonas quebecensis:
- a CDS encoding AMP-binding protein, which translates to MSVHEPKALLEHLRHWAQLTPLHIALRHKRQGLWHAWRWIDTLRDVERLADGLRQQGLSEQSRLALSGAFEPNLLLLALAAQSVGAQVLTLADNLEPQTLEQQLWRIRPSHVYVQGRQPDWAFTQRLDFAQLLGPVDPAQHVQRWWNSTAETALWSEEGTHWQGGLAVILEQWLHSGHGLAFPESPASARRDRSEVAPTGLLLSPARLQQVADEIETRLAPHGTWRRRLCEWAIADPRSGLRRFLKNRVRRLLGFQRLTSIWQPVKSNAEPTWLAEFKRKSA; encoded by the coding sequence ATGAGCGTGCACGAACCCAAGGCTCTCCTGGAACACCTGCGTCACTGGGCACAACTCACGCCGTTGCACATTGCCCTGCGCCACAAGCGTCAGGGACTGTGGCACGCGTGGCGCTGGATCGACACCCTGCGCGATGTAGAACGCCTGGCCGATGGTTTGCGCCAGCAAGGTTTGAGCGAGCAGTCACGGTTGGCACTCAGCGGTGCTTTTGAGCCGAACCTGCTGTTGCTGGCGTTGGCGGCCCAGTCCGTCGGCGCGCAGGTGCTGACGCTGGCCGACAACCTGGAGCCCCAGACCTTGGAACAACAGCTATGGCGTATTCGTCCCAGCCACGTCTACGTTCAAGGTCGCCAGCCCGATTGGGCGTTTACCCAGCGGTTGGATTTTGCCCAACTGCTCGGCCCGGTTGACCCGGCGCAACATGTGCAGCGTTGGTGGAATTCCACAGCCGAAACCGCGTTGTGGAGTGAAGAGGGCACCCACTGGCAAGGCGGCCTGGCGGTGATTCTGGAGCAATGGCTGCACAGCGGCCACGGCCTGGCCTTCCCGGAGAGTCCGGCGTCGGCGCGGCGTGATCGCAGCGAAGTCGCGCCCACCGGCCTGCTGTTGTCGCCGGCGCGCCTGCAGCAGGTGGCCGACGAGATCGAAACCCGCCTCGCGCCCCACGGCACCTGGCGCCGACGCCTGTGCGAGTGGGCCATCGCCGATCCGCGCAGCGGCCTGCGTCGGTTTCTGAAAAACCGCGTCCGCAGGTTATTGGGCTTTCAGCGTCTGACTTCCATCTGGCAGCCCGTCAAATCCAACGCCGAGCCGACCTGGCTGGCCGAATTCAAACGGAAAAGCGCATGA